The Paenibacillus wynnii DNA window AATGCAGGATTCCTACTTCTTTCGGGGCTCACGAGCCGAATTGTTGTACAAAGTGCAGGATCCCTGCCACTTTCGCAGGCTCGCAGTCCATTAACTAACCGATTTTTCCATGGTAACCTGTTTTAATCCTACAACTCCTGTAAGCAAAACGAGCACAAGAGCAAGCTTTATCAGATTGAACGGCTTATCAAAAAGAATAATCTCTGCAAGGAATGTTCCGGCTGTACCCAGCCCTACAAAAACAGAATATACGGTTCCGACAGGAAGCTTCCTCCCGGCCGAAATCAA harbors:
- a CDS encoding DMT family transporter, with translation MNNNLSWAKVFGAAFFEVVWVIGLKHASTFLEWAVTIIAILISFYVLISAGRKLPVGTVYSVFVGLGTAGTFLAEIILFDKPFNLIKLALVLVLLTGVVGLKQVTMEKSVS